In Alicyclobacillus macrosporangiidus CPP55, a single window of DNA contains:
- a CDS encoding thiolase family protein yields the protein MYEAVIVDAVRTPIGRRNGRLSGVHPVDLLGGLYRALLERNHLDPAAVDDVIAGCVMQVGEQGVNVARNAWLAAGLPESVPAVTVDRQCGSSLQALHFAAQGVMAGSYEIAIAAGVESMTRVPMGSTTKAFGSPMSGPLAERYRMDRWNRRFFDQALGAEMIAKEWGFSREDLDRFGLRSHRLAAAARSEGAFAREIVPVTVPVQAETAGTTESSGAEAPGVSPAASEVFAEDEGIRPDTSLEKMLGLPPAFRDLELITAGNASQISDGASAALVMRRETAERLGLRPRARFVAFAAVGVDPVTMLTGPIPATRRVLERAGLAVEDIDLFEVNEAFASVVLAWQHEIGAPWDRVNVHGGAIALGHPLGATGTRVTATLLNALERHGGRYGLMAICEGGGMANATVIERLEA from the coding sequence ATGTACGAAGCGGTGATTGTGGACGCGGTGCGCACGCCCATCGGGCGGCGCAACGGGCGCCTCTCAGGGGTGCATCCGGTGGATCTGTTGGGGGGCTTGTACCGGGCGCTGTTGGAACGCAACCATCTGGATCCGGCGGCGGTGGACGACGTGATCGCCGGGTGTGTCATGCAGGTCGGCGAGCAGGGCGTGAACGTGGCGCGCAATGCCTGGTTGGCGGCGGGCCTGCCGGAGTCGGTGCCGGCGGTGACGGTGGACCGCCAATGCGGCTCGAGCCTGCAGGCGCTGCACTTCGCGGCGCAGGGGGTGATGGCGGGATCGTACGAGATCGCCATCGCGGCCGGGGTCGAGTCGATGACCCGGGTGCCGATGGGGAGCACCACGAAGGCTTTCGGATCGCCGATGAGCGGCCCGCTGGCCGAGCGGTACCGGATGGACCGCTGGAACCGGAGGTTTTTCGACCAGGCGCTGGGGGCGGAGATGATCGCCAAGGAGTGGGGCTTCTCCCGCGAGGACCTCGATCGCTTCGGGCTGCGCAGCCACCGCCTCGCCGCGGCGGCCCGATCCGAGGGCGCGTTCGCAAGGGAGATCGTCCCGGTGACGGTGCCGGTCCAAGCGGAAACCGCAGGCACGACTGAATCGAGTGGCGCAGAGGCTCCTGGGGTGAGCCCGGCGGCGAGCGAGGTGTTCGCGGAGGACGAGGGCATCCGGCCGGACACGAGCCTGGAGAAGATGCTGGGGCTGCCGCCGGCGTTCCGCGACCTGGAGCTCATCACAGCGGGCAACGCGAGCCAGATCTCGGACGGGGCGAGCGCGGCCTTGGTGATGCGCCGGGAGACGGCCGAGCGGCTGGGGCTTCGGCCGCGTGCCCGGTTCGTCGCGTTCGCCGCCGTAGGGGTCGATCCGGTGACGATGTTGACGGGCCCGATCCCGGCGACCAGGCGGGTGCTGGAGCGGGCGGGCCTGGCGGTGGAGGACATCGATCTCTTCGAGGTGAACGAGGCCTTCGCGTCGGTGGTGTTGGCCTGGCAGCACGAGATCGGGGCGCCGTGGGACCGCGTGAACGTGCACGGCGGAGCCATCGCATTGGGGCATCCGCTGGGGGCGACCGGGACGCGGGTGACGGCGACCCTGTTGAACGCCCTGGAGCGGCACGGCGGCCGCTACGGGCTGATGGCCATCTGTGAAGGCGGCGGGATGGCGAATGCGACGGTGATCGAGCGCTTGGAGGCGTGA
- a CDS encoding 3-hydroxyacyl-CoA dehydrogenase, whose translation MQLEGARFIITGGGSGLGAATARVFAEAGARVAIFDVQEARGREVAAEVDGWFLRVDVTDGEGVMRAVDEVAERFGGLNGAVNCAGIGIARKVVGKDGPHPLDAFARVIHVNLVGTFNVIRCVAAKVMEVPPNADGERGVIVNTASVAAFEGQIGQAAYAASKGGVVGMTLPIARELAASGIRVVTIAPGLFDTPLLAGLPEPARRSLGEQVPFPPRLGQPREYAMLARHIVENPMLNGEVIRLDGAIRMQPR comes from the coding sequence ATGCAGCTGGAAGGGGCGCGCTTCATCATCACTGGCGGCGGGTCGGGGCTCGGGGCGGCCACGGCACGCGTGTTTGCGGAGGCCGGGGCTCGGGTGGCGATCTTCGACGTGCAGGAGGCGCGCGGCCGCGAGGTGGCGGCCGAAGTGGACGGGTGGTTCCTGCGGGTGGACGTGACGGATGGCGAGGGCGTCATGCGCGCGGTGGACGAGGTGGCCGAGCGGTTCGGGGGCTTGAACGGGGCGGTGAACTGTGCGGGCATCGGGATCGCCCGGAAGGTCGTGGGCAAGGACGGGCCGCACCCGTTGGACGCTTTCGCGCGCGTCATCCACGTGAATTTGGTGGGCACGTTCAACGTCATCCGGTGCGTCGCGGCGAAGGTGATGGAGGTGCCGCCGAATGCGGACGGAGAGCGCGGGGTCATCGTGAACACCGCGTCGGTGGCGGCGTTCGAGGGACAGATTGGGCAAGCGGCGTACGCCGCGTCCAAAGGGGGCGTGGTCGGCATGACGCTGCCCATCGCGCGGGAGCTGGCGGCCAGCGGCATCCGGGTGGTCACCATCGCGCCGGGACTGTTCGACACACCGCTGTTGGCGGGCCTGCCGGAGCCTGCGCGCCGGTCGTTGGGGGAGCAGGTTCCGTTTCCACCGCGGCTTGGGCAGCCGCGGGAGTACGCCATGTTGGCGCGCCATATCGTCGAGAACCCGATGCTCAACGGCGAGGTGATCCGGCTCGACGGGGCCATCCGCATGCAGCCGCGTTAG
- a CDS encoding CaiB/BaiF CoA transferase family protein, with protein MELPLQGMVVLDFSRLLPGPYATMLLADLGARVILVEECGAGDAMRQMPPMDPELEVSAKYRLLNRRKERIALNLKTEGGREAARRLARRADVLVEGFRPGVMERLGLAYEALSAENPGLIYCSISGFGQTGPYRHRAGHDLNYMAVAGALSLSGGLDRPPDPPGVQVADLGGGALMAVTSILAALMQRQRTGRGQHLDVAMVDGVMSWLSIHAADALALGRGQRPGERYLGGDFACYRVYETREGRYLSIGAVEPHFWRNLCDAVGLPEWKDAQYAPDPVRTQVIAAFETVFRARTLDEWSARLSGVDTCWAPVLDVHEAITGEHARARGMVRDDGEGPYLRFPVSLAGMEGTPEVQPSADRWRIGADTERLLCEAGYSPAEIAKMRASGAIA; from the coding sequence GTGGAACTGCCGCTTCAAGGAATGGTTGTGCTCGATTTCAGCCGGCTTCTGCCGGGGCCGTACGCCACGATGCTGTTGGCCGACCTCGGCGCGCGGGTGATCCTGGTGGAGGAATGTGGGGCGGGCGACGCAATGCGCCAGATGCCACCGATGGACCCTGAGCTGGAGGTGTCGGCGAAATACCGCCTGCTCAACCGGCGCAAGGAGCGCATCGCGTTGAATTTGAAAACGGAAGGGGGACGTGAAGCCGCCAGGCGTCTGGCGCGCCGGGCGGACGTGCTGGTGGAGGGCTTTCGGCCCGGCGTCATGGAGCGCCTGGGGTTGGCCTACGAGGCGCTGTCCGCGGAGAACCCCGGTCTTATCTACTGTAGCATCAGCGGATTCGGGCAGACGGGACCTTACCGGCACCGGGCAGGGCACGACCTGAACTACATGGCAGTTGCGGGGGCGTTGTCGCTTTCGGGGGGATTGGACCGGCCGCCGGACCCACCGGGCGTGCAGGTGGCCGATCTCGGAGGCGGGGCGCTCATGGCTGTCACTTCCATCCTCGCCGCACTGATGCAGCGGCAACGCACTGGACGCGGTCAGCACCTGGACGTCGCGATGGTCGACGGGGTGATGTCCTGGCTGTCGATCCATGCGGCGGATGCCCTGGCGCTCGGCCGCGGCCAGCGTCCTGGCGAACGCTACCTGGGAGGCGATTTCGCCTGCTACCGGGTGTACGAGACGCGCGAAGGGCGCTACCTGAGCATCGGCGCGGTGGAACCGCATTTTTGGCGCAACCTCTGCGACGCGGTCGGCCTGCCGGAGTGGAAGGACGCGCAGTACGCGCCTGATCCGGTGCGCACCCAGGTGATCGCGGCGTTCGAAACGGTGTTCCGAGCACGTACGTTGGATGAGTGGAGCGCGCGGCTTTCCGGCGTCGACACCTGCTGGGCGCCGGTGCTGGATGTTCACGAAGCGATCACTGGAGAACACGCGCGGGCACGCGGGATGGTGCGCGACGACGGCGAGGGGCCGTATCTGCGCTTTCCGGTCTCGCTCGCGGGAATGGAGGGGACACCTGAGGTCCAGCCGTCTGCCGACCGCTGGCGCATCGGTGCGGACACCGAGCGCCTGCTGTGCGAGGCCGGATACTCGCCGGCGGAGATTGCAAAAATGCGCGCGTCCGGCGCAATCGCCTGA
- a CDS encoding acyl-CoA dehydrogenase family protein, whose amino-acid sequence MPDTTPPANGRTDRFVRGAGVYDSPEHERFRTALRRFLATELVPHLAEWEAQREVPRWVWRRFGELGYLCPWLEEEYGGSGGDFTHSVIVMEEMALAGVDVEVSLHSDIIAPYIHQFGTPEQKRRWLPGCASGETLLAIAMTEPDAGSDLAAIRTRAVKDGNDYIIDGSKTFISNGAHCDLVIVACRTDSEGPAHKGITLIAVENGAPGFTKGRKLNKLGHHTHGTAELFFESCRVPQTNRIGAEGRGFYYMMRQLQRERLVAAIGSQVNAEAMFELTLQYVKARQAFGQPIGRFQYIAFKMAEMETEIELGRTFLNDLIRDFLHGTDITRKVSMAKWWIAEMANRVAYQCTQLHGGYGYMEEYEITRRFRNVRMDTIAAGTTEIMKMILAKGLGLQ is encoded by the coding sequence ATGCCGGACACAACACCGCCGGCAAACGGTCGCACGGACCGGTTTGTCCGCGGCGCGGGCGTGTACGATTCCCCGGAGCACGAACGCTTTCGAACGGCGCTGCGGCGCTTTCTTGCGACGGAGTTGGTGCCGCACCTGGCGGAGTGGGAGGCGCAGCGCGAGGTGCCGCGCTGGGTATGGCGGCGGTTCGGGGAACTCGGGTATCTGTGTCCGTGGTTGGAGGAGGAGTACGGCGGCAGTGGTGGGGACTTCACGCACTCCGTCATTGTCATGGAAGAGATGGCGCTCGCCGGCGTGGACGTCGAGGTGAGTCTGCACAGCGACATCATCGCGCCGTACATCCACCAGTTCGGCACGCCGGAACAGAAGCGGCGTTGGCTGCCGGGGTGTGCGAGCGGAGAGACGCTTCTTGCCATCGCGATGACGGAGCCGGATGCGGGATCCGATCTGGCCGCGATTCGCACGCGTGCAGTGAAGGACGGGAACGACTACATCATCGACGGCAGCAAGACGTTCATCTCGAACGGCGCGCATTGTGATCTCGTGATTGTCGCCTGCCGCACGGACAGCGAAGGACCGGCGCACAAGGGAATCACGCTCATCGCCGTGGAGAACGGCGCGCCTGGATTCACCAAGGGGCGCAAATTGAACAAGCTGGGCCACCATACGCACGGCACGGCGGAACTGTTCTTCGAAAGCTGCCGTGTGCCGCAGACCAACCGGATTGGCGCGGAGGGGAGAGGATTCTACTACATGATGCGCCAACTCCAGCGGGAGCGTCTGGTTGCGGCCATCGGTTCACAGGTCAACGCGGAGGCGATGTTCGAACTGACCCTGCAGTATGTGAAAGCGCGACAGGCGTTCGGCCAGCCCATCGGCCGGTTCCAGTACATCGCATTCAAGATGGCGGAGATGGAGACCGAGATCGAGCTTGGCCGCACGTTTTTGAACGACCTGATCCGCGACTTCTTGCACGGGACGGACATCACCCGCAAGGTGTCGATGGCCAAGTGGTGGATTGCGGAGATGGCGAACCGCGTCGCATACCAGTGCACGCAGCTCCACGGCGGGTACGGGTACATGGAGGAATACGAGATCACGCGGCGATTTCGCAACGTGCGGATGGACACCATCGCCGCTGGAACGACCGAGATCATGAAAATGATTTTGGCGAAAGGGCTGGGCCTGCAGTGA
- a CDS encoding ABC transporter permease: MGKIVLAYLICIYLVVFLGPVFVHQSPTATNPLAAMMPPGDGHLLGTDELGRDEFARLLAGGRITLTVGVAAMALAVLVGGTLGAVAGFFGGWAETVIMRVVDMMLSIPSFFLILVEITSFGHSPAVIVIVVGLTYWPQIARVVYAEVLKWRTSTLVEAEITIGAGPWRILRRHVLPQTFSSVIVLATLGIGWSILAESGLSYLGLGIQPPLASWGSMLQNSQSYIWTDPVLGIYPGVLIFLTVLAFSLLGEVLRDVFDPRTQGSR; this comes from the coding sequence ATGGGAAAGATTGTTCTTGCGTACTTGATCTGCATCTATCTGGTCGTGTTTTTGGGTCCCGTATTTGTGCACCAGTCACCTACGGCGACGAACCCACTGGCGGCCATGATGCCACCCGGAGACGGCCATTTACTGGGAACCGACGAACTTGGCCGTGATGAATTCGCGAGGTTACTGGCCGGGGGCCGTATCACACTGACCGTGGGTGTCGCGGCTATGGCTCTGGCCGTTTTGGTCGGTGGTACACTGGGCGCGGTGGCCGGATTTTTCGGCGGCTGGGCCGAGACGGTCATCATGCGCGTGGTCGACATGATGCTGTCCATCCCATCGTTCTTTCTGATCTTGGTCGAAATCACGTCGTTTGGGCACAGCCCGGCCGTCATTGTCATTGTGGTCGGACTCACGTACTGGCCACAAATCGCCCGCGTTGTGTACGCCGAAGTATTAAAATGGCGGACCAGTACCCTGGTGGAAGCAGAGATCACCATCGGCGCAGGACCGTGGCGAATTCTCCGGCGTCACGTGTTGCCGCAGACGTTCTCGTCTGTCATCGTGTTGGCAACACTGGGCATCGGTTGGTCCATTCTGGCCGAATCCGGCCTGTCCTACCTCGGACTTGGCATACAGCCCCCGTTGGCCTCTTGGGGCAGTATGCTACAAAACTCTCAGAGCTACATTTGGACAGACCCCGTTCTCGGAATCTACCCAGGGGTGCTGATTTTCTTGACCGTGCTCGCCTTCAGCCTATTGGGTGAAGTGCTTCGAGACGTGTTTGACCCGCGAACTCAAGGAAGCCGCTGA
- a CDS encoding ABC transporter permease → MARYLLRRLVQGLLTLFMVTALTFFLINLSPGGPAAVMNMQTTASQREALVKELGLDKPVTVRYAEWLDGAIHGNLGSSLDSQQPVAELIAQRFPNTLILAAATLAVTLLLGIPLGILAAVRRGSVVDRFCTALSTVGMAIPDFWLGTILIIVFAVTLQVLPASGMVTAGADFSLTDLASHLVMPVLTLAVLMLPNIVRFTRSAMLDVLNLDYIRTAYAKGLSSRTVLVRHALRNALVPIIAMVGLIIPLLLGGSVVVESVFGWPGMGRLAVQAATDRDYTVVMGVTVVVGVIVIVVNLLTDLIYSILDPRIRHE, encoded by the coding sequence ATGGCAAGGTATCTGCTGCGCAGGCTCGTACAAGGCCTCCTGACCTTGTTCATGGTCACGGCCTTAACCTTTTTTCTCATCAACCTGTCTCCGGGCGGGCCCGCGGCCGTGATGAACATGCAAACCACGGCTAGCCAACGTGAAGCCTTGGTGAAGGAACTGGGTCTCGACAAACCCGTCACGGTCCGTTACGCAGAGTGGTTGGACGGCGCCATCCATGGCAATCTGGGTTCGTCCCTGGACTCTCAGCAACCCGTCGCAGAACTGATCGCCCAACGGTTTCCCAATACTTTAATTCTGGCGGCGGCCACCCTGGCGGTCACGCTCCTGCTCGGCATTCCACTCGGCATCCTCGCCGCGGTGCGGCGCGGAAGTGTCGTCGACCGGTTCTGCACGGCGCTCTCGACCGTCGGGATGGCCATTCCGGATTTTTGGCTGGGAACCATTCTGATTATCGTTTTCGCCGTGACGCTGCAAGTGCTGCCGGCCTCCGGAATGGTGACCGCGGGCGCTGACTTCTCGCTTACAGACCTGGCGTCGCACCTAGTGATGCCGGTTCTCACGCTGGCCGTGCTGATGCTTCCGAACATCGTGCGCTTTACACGGTCTGCGATGCTGGACGTGCTGAACTTGGATTACATTCGTACGGCGTACGCCAAAGGACTCAGCTCCAGGACCGTACTGGTACGCCACGCGCTGCGCAACGCGCTGGTCCCCATCATCGCGATGGTGGGTCTGATCATCCCGCTGCTGCTGGGCGGTTCGGTCGTGGTGGAGAGTGTGTTTGGTTGGCCTGGAATGGGGAGATTGGCGGTTCAGGCGGCGACAGACAGGGACTATACCGTGGTGATGGGTGTAACGGTGGTTGTAGGGGTTATCGTCATCGTGGTCAATTTGCTGACCGACCTCATTTACTCGATCTTGGATCCGAGGATTCGACATGAGTAG
- a CDS encoding ABC transporter substrate-binding protein: MTPKRLANMAAGFAAVAFLAAGCGAAGTANQTHGSSGTVNPNATLTMATNADPNFNPWSPTGYLESEPITELIFSGLTKWGLDYQPIPDLATKWTVSSDGLTWTFDLRHDVKWQDGQPFTSDDVVYTFNDVVLNKKLGANGASNYADVEKVVAKGPYEVQFILKKPWASLPTYLAYYTKILPKHIFNGQDPWKLTSFNKEHPIGTGPYVLKTYLPGQYVELEKNPSYFGDQPKIPKIVFKIIPDTNTQIAQLLSGNLSLVTVPDPTLASKLEKSPNIQVNKVMTNIWYWIALNQSDPRFQDVRVRQALLYAIDRDAIIKGVLKGYGKIATGPIAPIQQHYYNGNVEQYTYNPDKAKELLKEAGYTPGPDGILQKDGKPFVITMPTGQYGVLTPASELVQQYWKNIGIQVQLDVMDWNSWIQKVVVHRDYQATLAWWSTPTDPDQYSYFASVNAGKGYNIPGYKNPELDDLLLKGRTALSDADRVKAYQDAQALMAKELPYLFLWYPETIMASQKNLKMPNASLIVAEDHIADWAITG; this comes from the coding sequence TTGACACCTAAACGTCTGGCGAACATGGCGGCCGGGTTCGCGGCCGTTGCATTCCTGGCAGCCGGCTGCGGTGCCGCAGGTACAGCCAATCAGACCCATGGTTCGTCTGGCACCGTGAACCCGAATGCCACGCTCACCATGGCGACCAACGCGGATCCAAACTTCAATCCGTGGTCTCCCACCGGCTATCTGGAGTCTGAGCCGATTACGGAGCTGATCTTCAGTGGTTTGACCAAGTGGGGCCTCGACTATCAACCCATTCCGGATCTAGCGACCAAGTGGACCGTGTCCAGCGACGGGTTGACATGGACGTTTGATCTGCGCCACGACGTCAAGTGGCAGGACGGTCAACCGTTTACCTCCGATGATGTGGTCTATACGTTCAACGACGTCGTGTTGAACAAGAAACTGGGTGCCAACGGGGCGTCCAACTACGCGGATGTCGAAAAAGTGGTGGCCAAGGGGCCCTATGAGGTTCAGTTCATCCTCAAAAAGCCTTGGGCGTCTCTGCCCACCTATCTGGCCTACTATACGAAGATCCTGCCCAAACACATTTTCAACGGCCAGGACCCATGGAAATTGACGTCGTTCAACAAGGAGCACCCGATCGGCACAGGGCCGTATGTGCTGAAAACGTATCTGCCTGGCCAGTATGTGGAGCTAGAGAAGAATCCAAGTTATTTCGGTGACCAACCAAAGATACCAAAAATTGTATTCAAGATCATTCCGGATACCAACACCCAGATTGCACAGTTGTTGTCCGGGAATCTGTCGCTCGTCACCGTCCCGGACCCGACGCTCGCGTCCAAGCTTGAGAAGAGCCCGAACATCCAGGTCAACAAGGTCATGACCAACATCTGGTACTGGATCGCGTTGAACCAATCGGATCCTCGTTTTCAGGATGTGCGTGTCAGACAAGCCCTGCTGTACGCTATCGACAGAGACGCCATCATCAAGGGAGTCCTGAAAGGGTATGGCAAGATTGCCACGGGTCCCATCGCACCCATCCAGCAACACTACTACAACGGGAACGTGGAACAGTACACGTACAATCCGGACAAGGCGAAGGAATTGTTGAAGGAAGCGGGCTATACCCCCGGACCTGACGGCATCCTGCAGAAAGACGGAAAACCGTTTGTGATCACGATGCCGACCGGTCAGTATGGGGTTTTGACACCGGCGAGTGAATTGGTCCAACAGTACTGGAAAAATATCGGCATCCAGGTCCAGCTGGACGTGATGGACTGGAACAGCTGGATTCAAAAGGTCGTCGTCCACCGCGACTATCAGGCGACGCTAGCGTGGTGGAGCACACCCACGGATCCAGACCAATATTCCTACTTCGCAAGCGTGAACGCCGGAAAGGGATACAACATCCCGGGCTACAAAAACCCAGAGCTGGACGACCTTCTGTTGAAGGGCCGGACCGCACTCTCCGACGCGGATCGGGTCAAGGCGTACCAGGATGCACAGGCGCTGATGGCGAAGGAACTGCCCTACCTGTTCCTGTGGTATCCGGAGACTATCATGGCGTCCCAGAAGAACTTGAAAATGCCGAATGCCAGCTTGATCGTGGCCGAAGATCACATTGCGGATTGGGCAATCACGGGCTGA
- a CDS encoding IclR family transcriptional regulator gives MSRPSAVSSNRSYVIESAIKTLQVLFAFRRPPHRFTLPEIEAAVGLSKNQVFRSLKSLEEFGLLRMEASGHYRVTPLIYQVAFAADMDLPLEEVAQPILDELQAVTRETVNLCCLVEGQSVIVARRHSDHSVKLTVRLGQRTALHAGAVPKAMLAFLPREEQERVLAMVPLLQRYTDKTVQSSDMLRLELEEIRRRGYSISDEDFEPGARGVGAPIFDRRGRVVGGISAGGPVSRVGYDKLPEFGALVVEAARKISRYLGYFDYPDAQRSELREGLGK, from the coding sequence ATGTCGCGTCCGTCTGCTGTGTCATCCAATCGAAGCTACGTTATCGAATCGGCCATCAAGACGTTGCAGGTGTTATTCGCGTTCCGGCGCCCGCCTCACAGGTTTACCTTGCCGGAGATAGAGGCCGCGGTTGGACTGTCGAAAAATCAGGTGTTCCGCAGCCTGAAGTCTCTCGAAGAGTTCGGCTTGCTGCGAATGGAGGCGAGCGGGCACTACCGCGTTACGCCACTCATTTACCAGGTCGCGTTCGCAGCGGACATGGACCTACCACTGGAAGAAGTGGCACAACCGATACTCGATGAGTTGCAGGCGGTGACGCGGGAAACGGTGAACCTCTGTTGTCTCGTTGAAGGCCAATCGGTGATTGTGGCTCGGCGGCACAGCGATCACAGTGTGAAGCTCACAGTTCGTCTCGGACAACGTACGGCTCTGCACGCCGGCGCGGTTCCAAAAGCCATGTTGGCGTTTCTGCCGCGGGAAGAACAGGAGCGCGTACTCGCCATGGTTCCTCTATTGCAGCGGTACACGGACAAAACCGTGCAGTCGAGCGACATGCTTCGCTTGGAACTGGAAGAAATACGGCGGCGAGGGTACAGCATCAGCGATGAAGATTTCGAACCAGGCGCCCGCGGCGTGGGTGCACCCATCTTTGACAGACGAGGCAGAGTGGTCGGCGGCATCAGTGCCGGCGGACCTGTCAGCCGCGTCGGATATGACAAACTCCCCGAATTCGGGGCGTTGGTGGTCGAGGCGGCCCGCAAGATATCCCGTTACTTGGGCTATTTCGATTACCCAGACGCCCAGCGCTCGGAGTTGCGCGAAGGTCTGGGTAAATAG
- a CDS encoding alpha/beta fold hydrolase, with protein sequence MHKVVEVNGVRLHVEDQGQGPAILTLHGGPGLGSRHGDARTFGVFANEGYRVVSYDQRGNGESDGKPPYSHEQFIDDAEELRKALGLGKIVIAGGSYGGHLALEYALKYQEHLAGIVLRDTAASNAYQHTSKERALASGLPGISEDMLDRLFGGRVASNEEFKEMYRAILPLYWVESTPEQLEAHLNSITFRYETHNWAFSINQPKFNLVHRLKDIKVPTLVLVGRHDWITPLEASEEIAREIPNSRLVVFERSGHSPQIEERDKFLTEVRRFLAEVLPVR encoded by the coding sequence GTGCACAAGGTTGTCGAGGTGAATGGTGTCCGGCTGCATGTCGAAGACCAAGGGCAGGGTCCCGCGATCCTGACGCTGCACGGAGGCCCTGGCTTAGGGTCGAGACATGGGGATGCCAGGACGTTCGGCGTCTTCGCAAACGAGGGGTACCGAGTGGTCTCTTACGACCAACGCGGGAACGGTGAATCAGACGGCAAGCCTCCGTACAGTCACGAGCAGTTCATTGACGACGCGGAAGAACTCCGCAAGGCGCTTGGCCTTGGGAAAATTGTGATTGCAGGAGGTTCGTACGGCGGACATCTCGCCTTGGAGTACGCATTGAAGTACCAGGAGCACCTCGCGGGGATCGTCCTTCGTGACACTGCGGCTTCCAATGCGTATCAGCACACCTCCAAGGAGCGCGCCCTGGCCAGCGGCCTCCCCGGCATATCGGAGGATATGTTGGACCGGCTGTTCGGTGGCCGGGTAGCGAGTAATGAAGAATTCAAGGAGATGTACCGGGCGATTCTGCCCTTGTACTGGGTGGAATCCACGCCTGAACAATTGGAGGCTCATTTGAACTCCATCACCTTCCGCTATGAAACCCACAACTGGGCATTCTCCATCAACCAGCCAAAATTCAACCTAGTCCACCGTTTGAAGGACATCAAAGTGCCAACTCTTGTGTTGGTGGGCCGACACGACTGGATCACACCGCTGGAAGCGTCTGAGGAGATCGCGCGCGAGATCCCGAACAGTCGGCTGGTGGTGTTTGAACGCAGTGGGCACTCTCCGCAAATAGAAGAACGCGACAAATTTTTGACTGAAGTACGCAGATTCTTGGCGGAGGTCTTGCCCGTCCGCTGA
- a CDS encoding dipeptidase: MKKKNYKGYKSFQYLEPGVDYKPFKLAKEIDRVPRYTVPLSDAEEARVKRLFEENVVISLHDHMFVVPENVNEIFEYRRWGRDWTGYEGLSVSGLDAVFDNLMNGTAMITSRNGWKWDDIIYDLGMRLSDIAHQDMVILGQTVDDIIRAKENGQIAFIPSLEAATMIENELDRLDILYGLGVRCIGIAYSEGNQLGCGLKERRDGGLTDFGRKAVRRMNKLGLAIDVSHSGDQTALDTIETSEKPVFITHAGARALWNSNRLKPDHVIKACAERGGVIGIEAAPHTTLTKNHPKHCLESVMEHFEYCVDLVGIDHVAFGPDVLFGDHVGLHHAFAEALSISASRGKNEFEEVEYVEGIESPVEAFPNIVRWLVKHGYSDTEISKVIGGNILRVLKEVWYR; the protein is encoded by the coding sequence GTGAAGAAGAAGAACTACAAGGGTTACAAATCGTTCCAGTATCTTGAACCGGGCGTGGACTACAAGCCGTTCAAGCTGGCGAAAGAGATTGACCGCGTACCGCGTTACACCGTTCCGCTCAGCGATGCGGAGGAAGCCCGCGTCAAGCGGTTGTTTGAAGAAAATGTGGTCATTTCCTTGCATGACCACATGTTTGTGGTACCTGAGAATGTGAATGAAATCTTTGAATACCGGCGCTGGGGACGCGACTGGACGGGATACGAGGGACTCAGTGTGTCCGGGCTGGACGCCGTGTTCGACAACCTGATGAACGGCACCGCGATGATCACTTCGCGGAACGGATGGAAGTGGGACGACATCATCTACGATTTAGGCATGCGCCTGTCCGACATCGCCCATCAGGACATGGTCATTCTCGGACAAACGGTCGATGACATCATCCGTGCCAAGGAAAATGGGCAGATTGCGTTTATCCCGTCCTTGGAAGCCGCCACAATGATTGAAAACGAATTGGACCGGCTGGACATTCTGTACGGGTTGGGAGTCCGCTGTATCGGCATTGCGTACAGTGAGGGGAACCAACTTGGGTGCGGGCTGAAAGAACGCCGCGATGGTGGATTGACGGATTTCGGGCGCAAGGCCGTGCGGCGCATGAACAAGCTGGGACTGGCGATTGACGTGTCTCACTCTGGGGATCAGACGGCACTGGATACGATTGAGACGAGCGAGAAACCGGTGTTCATTACTCATGCGGGCGCGCGTGCCCTCTGGAACTCAAATCGTCTCAAGCCGGACCATGTCATCAAGGCGTGCGCGGAACGAGGCGGTGTTATCGGGATCGAGGCGGCACCGCATACCACGCTCACCAAGAACCACCCGAAACACTGCCTGGAATCCGTCATGGAGCACTTCGAGTACTGTGTGGATTTGGTGGGTATCGACCACGTCGCATTCGGTCCGGACGTCTTGTTCGGAGATCATGTCGGACTTCACCACGCATTCGCGGAGGCATTGTCCATCTCTGCGTCGCGTGGGAAGAACGAGTTCGAAGAAGTCGAGTACGTCGAAGGGATTGAGAGCCCGGTTGAAGCGTTCCCGAACATCGTTCGCTGGCTGGTGAAGCACGGATATTCCGACACCGAGATCTCCAAAGTGATTGGTGGCAACATTCTTCGTGTCCTGAAAGAAGTGTGGTACCGCTAA